The DNA window gtcggtcggtcggcTGGCTGTCCAGACGCCGACGCGGTGACTCAAAAGAGGCGAAGCGAAGTGATGCGTTTTCCCCCCCATTTCCGACGGATGTCTCAAACGTCCCCCGGACGGATCGCGTCGGGCCATCCGTGGAACCTGGCGaaacaagaacccccccccgcgccgctGCTTGCTGTGATCGGCTCCCGTGCTCTCCTCGTTCACTGTAGAATAATTCATCACTTGTGCCAAGATGGAAGAATAACCCTTGCTTGATGTttgtataccccccccccccgcgctcccaGCCTCGACATGCGGCATTGACCAGGTGAAGCACCGCGAACTTCGACGGGACATCCTCGTCGCTGTAAACCATGGCGGCCTAAATAGGGTCGATAATCTCCAATATGACTCACGGAAAGAtatgagcgtgcgtgtgtgtgtgtttttgtgtgtgtgtgtgtgtgtgccccccctttGGAAGACGACAttcttaagaagaaaaaaaaattaaggcCCTCGAAACAAACACCGTGCCTCCATCTGCGCTATCGCAGTTGTCATAGTGCAATGTGCGGAATACCACATCACCGCTCgatgggcttttttttaattgcgtgCATAACAAGTTTTCTATTAATTTATttgtgtaaccccccccccccccctccctcggcttCGGACACTAGTGTGCACCGTGTGAACCCAGCTCGTCTATAATTGGCGAAGCCCCGAGCAGCCACTACCGGGGAAAGCTTGCGCGGTGGTTGAGGTCTCcgggttacccccccccccccccccccccccccccccaccccaccccaccccccccccccactcccccccgaCTCACGCGATGTGTCAGCTGCCCACTTTGGAAATGCTCATGCTCCTCGCAGGCACacggtttctccccccccccggcgcgttctcttcatttatttttaccgATCGGCAGATTTTTcccatttggggggggggggggggtctgtcaaGCAGCCATTACTGAACGAAAGGGGAAGGGCAACGCGAGCAGCCCTCACACGCCGATCCGGTCCGACGATACGGAGTGTAGTTGGAGCTCGTGGCCCCTCCGCTCTCGGACGGGATCGCGGTGCTGCGCCGCCCTGGTGCTCCGGAGCGCCTTGATCGTGCACGGTAGTAAACAAACTCCGTGGGTCAGCGCCGCTGtgcgttcgtgtgtgtgtgtgtgtgcgcacacacggTTATTTCGTCACAAGTGTTGGGAAAAGTATGACATGTGTTGGCCCGAGGGAGTGGATACCCGCGTAAACAGCAGGCCCGCGCTGCTCCCGGGATCCAGGTAAGACGAGTGGCCTCATTACGGCAGGGGGGAACCTGTGGGCTTGTGCCCTCAAATGTGATTATGGCATTCAGGAGATGCTAATAAGTCTGTGGTTGCTGTGTTTGTGATGCAGGTCCTAAACAGGCTGATAAATGTTCACCTGTGGGGGACTGGAAGTGGAAGGTGTGTTGTCATGACTATAATAGAAACAGATTTAGGCAAAAAATAGATTTGATTACATTGCAAATTGTGTAATGGTTTTCAATATAATATTACAGGGAGAGGTTTCATTGTATCACGTTACCTTCATCTTCGTCGCCGTTGGTGGCTTGTATTTATAAAATAGTCTGTTTTGACTTCTGCTGTGCTAAAAAGCACGTTTGGATTATTTCAGCTGGCCTTTGTGGTGAAGGCTGTTGTCTTCATGAGCAGGCAACGCATGTCTTAATTTTGTGTTAAGTCTGAGTCTGGTGGAGAATTAGGGACTCAAATTGAAATGTAAGCCTTATCCAAAGCTCAAGCCCACTTCTCTGTAGCAAACCGTGTGTGCATGAATCCAGTTGAAGCCTGACCCGGTGAGAACAGGAAATGTGATTTCGAAACACTGCACTGCAAGACATGAGTGACAGTGAACTGATGGTGCACCACAGAGTGAGTGGCACTCCCTTTGTCCGTATTCATGATCAGTGATTATCAGTGGTCTCACTCACCAAATGCCTTTTACAATGTAATGCCTGGGCCCAGACATGCCAGGGAAGAAAGCCCACATTGTTGTCAATGATAATGAACATTCAACACAAATCAAAGAGAGTACAGTGGTTCACATGTCACTGCAAAAGTTGTAATTTTAATTGGAGGCAAATAAGCGAATTATAATGTTGGCTCCACAGATGGTCACATGGCTCGGTCTAACAGATGGTCGTCAGGTGTCCACTCAGATCCATGACATCAACACCTAAAGAGCTCAACTTAGATAGTCTCAGATAGTTatgctttatttttattccatttGGAAATCCGTAGAGGAGGCATTAGTGtcccttcatcttctccaggCTGCATCAGTCTGCAGCTTACAGCGTGCAACTGGAGAGCCTCCAGCAACTGGAGTCTTGCTTCCTCGTGTTAATTCCACTGCAACACACCCAAACCTCtcccactctttttttcttcttcttctccgcgtgtgtgtgtgtatttttggcaattccGTTTAGCAACCATCACTCGCTGCTGTGACTCTCATTAATTGAGCCGACTGCCGCGGAAACGCGCACAACCCCGGTGCGGGCAGTACCCGGAGCCTCCGCGGGATACACACCAAACACAGTCTATTACTTCGTTACCCCGATCAGCCTCTTCAGTTTAGCGCACCGCTATACACTCTTTGGTCgcgacccccctccccacacatcCTCCACCACTACCCGATTCCCCTTGAGCGGCAGAAGCTCGCGTTGCATGTCGGTACCTGCAGTCCTTacccctccctgcctctctaGCGTCTAATCCTGGGCGTGGATAGCCGAGCACTACATCTCCCATGCCGTAACCGCGCACTCCTCTGCCCCACTCTCTCCTCTCAGACTGGAGATACGGAACGGACTGTcttgacgaccccccccccctcctcccctcccacccaccccccacacactcccACCCCCTTCTCTTgccctcccccacacccccccccccccacctcggaCTTTTAGAACCGAAAACCGTCGACATTAGTGAGCAGCCGCGGACGGCGGCGGCGAAAGGCATTGGACCCGGCCGTATCCGAGTCGCGCGTGCGTGCCCGTTCACGTGCCATCTGTGCGAGCGGGTTCGTAACTGTTTTGTGTGCCACTAGACATCTTTTCGGTCCTCGCCCGGGCGATTAGCTTGGGAATTATTCAATATTTCGGCGTACGGAGAGAGAGGACTCGGTGAATGCCCTTTCAGCGGCGAAGCGGCTCAGTCCGTCCACCCgcgagaaacaaaaaaaaaataacagaaaaaaagaaagggtgGCCGACGGGAGACCGGAGCCCTTCTGATCGGGTCGGCGCGGGGATTCGATAACAGCAGCGCGACGGCTTCGCGGAGACTCCGCTGCGCagggagcccccccctcctcctcccctcccggaGAAACCGAGGCTTCCCGTGGTGGTCAGTGGACTTAGatatattaccccccccccccccacccgctccctctcttcttccctttttttcttttttggtggcCACACTCGTGTGTAATAAGTTGTGTcaccctccctctgtctgtccagCTGGTtactttgtttcccccccccctccgccccgcgAGTCACTGCGCGGCTCGCGGggtttctgtgtttctgtgttgtcAGCGCGTCACATTGATCATTTGTAcgtaaaaacaagcaaaaaaacaacaacagaaaagccGTCCCCTCGCGGACGGGTCACACTCCCGGGGACCGCGAGGACTGCGCTTTGTTTGGCTCTGCCTCCCCGTGTGTTGCCTCCGTGTGGCTCTGCGTGGATGTTGACTTACCTTATCGTGCGGAGAGGGGACACATTGTGTTTCAACACAGCCACTCGACGtatagtgtgtgcgtgtgtgtgtgtgtgtgtgtgtgtggggggggggggggggtggtgtaagCTGCTGTAACTTAACGTGCCCCCCTGATACACCAGTCAGTCCGGTCCGTCCACGTTACTCTGGACGAGCTCCTCGTGAGCGCGTGTGCGTCGCGCAGATGGAGCGATCACCTGAGAGGTTGAGCTCCATTCTGTCACCGGGGAGACTCGTCTCCGTCTGCGGCGGCAGCGAGCGAGCCCCGAGCCCGCcacggcctccccccccccactctctctctctccgtgccGACAGTGACAACACAGGGAAACAAATGGTTTTTCAGAGGGTCCCATGTGTCTGTGCACTTGCATTGTGCACTTTTTGTCACACACATGACTTGTCTCTATTGTACCGATGGGGCCGAACGGTAAATTAAAGTGtactacaaaaacaacaacaacaacaacaacagcagcagtgggCTTTCGTCGTGGCTGTTATTCTGGAACGTAACGTCGGGCTTGACTTCGTGTTGTTGTGTGAGCGCGGTGCCCTCGGCGTGTGTGCCGGGCCGCTGCATGCATTCTACTGGCCTACATCGGAGCCGATGAATGCAAATGTtgtgtcggaggaggaggaggaggaggaggaagaggaggaggggaccgGCGTATGATCGCCGCACAAAGACAAACTAGCTGCAAGCAACTGTTGTGCGGTTAATGGACGCAGACTGAGCGCTCTTCGGTCCGCGCTGCTCGCAGATTCCCGCAGAGATCGCgtgtgtcatcatcatcatcatcatcatcatcaccgtcgTTATGTTTCACGGGTCCGTTGAGGGTGGTGGGGGATTTTCCATTCCCCCATCCCAAATTGTCTGGCTTTTAGTACCTTTTTTGTAGTCGTCTCTTTTACTCCCCTCTACCTGGATGGGGGattcgatgtgtgtgtgtgtgtgttatgtgtgtgcgttttttagATGATTATGAGTGTAGATTAATTGCTTTGTGATTCTTCCTAATTGGTGTAAATGCTTAGCTTTGTTTTGCGAGGGAAGAGATGAGTTGTGTtgtgaaaatgtcctttttttggtCCGTTTTTAATGGATGAGCCATGGGTGTAATTTTGGATCACATAGCAGGAACCCCACGTTAGTTGAAAGCTTTCAACTGAGGTTGGCTGCTTTGTTGTAATCATGAATAACTAACCCTGTGATATTTAAGAAACCAAACTTTTGCTCTTTTCCAGACTTCCATATTTTCCTGCAGTGTTTGTGCCTCCGTCAGCATGCAACACGTTGAGGCTGCTGCCAGCTAATAAAACACTGTTTGAGCCTTTGCAGCTGATTACCTCATAGATGGATTAATGAGTGGGCCTACCAAGGGGCCCCAGGGGTCAAAGGGCGTAAGCCACACTCAGTGTTAtaagcatttttcatttaaaatcataGGACTCAGTCCAACCTGGTGATGTTAACTTCTTTCGCAATCCTTTAATCCAGAGTATTTGCTGATGCAGACCCTCTCTGGTACTTGTTACCAGCCCCAGTGACAGCGACGTCGGTATTGTTTTTCCCATGCGAGTCTGtggccgtgtgtgcgtgtgtcatcACTGCAAAATGTGGTACTGGAGAAGCCAACTGTAGCAGGAGCCACCACAGAAGCGGTTCTGAGGGCTTTGCCAACTGTTTATAATTCTGTCAGTCTGACAGATTTTGTCTCAGTAACGGCATTCTAACCCCGGCAGGATGCAGTTATGTAACTACGCATAGGTGTGCCGTTGTGATCCAAACGGATGCAATTTGAAGTCTTAACTTAACACGCGTACAGTTGAGATCAGAGGGGGGTGAGATCAGAGATCAGTTAGGGAGTAGGAAGTGAGGAATGGTCCATCGCTGGCTTGTGGGATCCCAACGCAAGATGCTCTCTAGATTTTACAATTCTTTACCATGAGACAGATGAGACACACCTAAGGTATGCAGAAAGCAACTGGTTTGTTAACGTTACAATAGTAAGCAATACGTTTGACAGCAGAATATACAAAATACACATAATACATCACTTAGTCTGgagagtgagtgtgagtgtggatCTGTCGTGGCAGAAGGAATTAAAGCAGATTCCGGCAGCGtctcttctccatctccagtGCCAACAAATAGTTTCCACCAACAACAGAACTTAGTTTTACCAGCCGAGGTTGGCAGGTGGTGTCTGATATAGGTGGGGTATGTTATAGGCGGTGTCCGGGATAGTTGGGGTCTGTTATAGCTGGTGCCTGTTATAGGTGGGGGTCTGGTATAGGTGGTGTCTGTGAGAGGTGGTGTCTGTTATAGGTGGGGTCTGGTATAGGTGGTGTCTGTGAGAGGTGGTGCCTGTTATAGGAGGGGTCTGGTATAGGTGGTGTCTGTGAGAGGTGGTGTCTGTTATAGGTGGTGTCTGTGAGAGGTGGTGCCTGTTATAGGAGGGGTCTGGTATAGGTGGTGTCTGTGAGAGGTGGTGTCTGTTATAGGTGGGGTCTGGTATAGGTGGTGTCTGTGAGAGGTGGTGTCTGTTATAGGTGGGGTCTGGTATATGTGGTGTCTGTGAGAGGTGGTGTCTGTTATAGGTGGTGCCTGTTATAGGTGCGGTCTGGTATAGGTGGTGCGGTCTGGTATAGGTGGTGTCTGTGAGAGGTGGTGTCTGTTATAGGTGGGGTCTGGTATAGGTGCGGTCTGGTATAGGTGGTGTCTGTGAGAGGTGGTGTCTGTTATTGGTGGGGTCTGGTATAGGTGGGGTCTGTGAGAGGTGGTGTCTGTTATAGGTGGGGTCTGGTATAGGTGGTGTCTGTGAGAGGTGGTGTCTGTTATAGGTGGGGTCTGGTATATGTGGTGTCTGTGAGAGGTAGTGTCTGTTATAGGTGGTGCCTGTTATAGGTGCGGTCTGGTATAGGTGGTGCGGTCTGGTATAGGTGGTGTCTGTGAGAGGTGGTGTCTGTTATAGGTGGGGTCTGGTATAGGTGCGGTCTGGTATAGGTGGTGTCTGTGAGAGGTGGTGTCTGTTATTGGTGGGGTCTGGTATAGGTGGGGTCTGGTATAGGTGGTGCCTGTTATAGGTGGGGTCTAGTAAAGGTTTCCTATTGCCAGAGACTTGTTGGTTCCTAATCTGCCCATAATGCAAATCATTAGGTCTCATTTCCTTCACAGAACATCCTATTTTCAGTTGAGATAAATCACTCTCCAGATTGATCAACACTGAAACAATGTTAGTGTATCAAGCAAATAAAATCAACGGGAACAACACAACAAAGGCATTCTTTAAGTCCCCACACTTCTCTCTGCTAGCCTAAATTGTCTCTCTGCTCTGAGAAAAATTGTAACATTTGTGACCTCCAAGCCTCGCTCTCAAAGAAAGGACcttttcattttccaaatgttgGTAACTTGAAATCGTTTACGGTTGCAGGGGGTATATCTCATTCCTCTTATGAAGAATTGAGGTCTTCATTGTGATTGAAAGCAGAACAGCACTAACAGCCATCATGTTCCCTTTCTTGTGTGTTCTGCAGCCTCTCACCGTATTTCAAGGAAAGATCTCACCCGACTGACTCAGCTACCCCTGAGGCATGTTGTGTTAAAGAAACACCTATGCAggtaattgtttttctttccattacAGTTGCATCTCTAGATTAGAGcatcctttttcattttatccaATTAACACCGGCCTCCTGCTCTTCTCTTATTGCTCAGGTGGATCTTACACTAATGAATGTAGGGGATGGAGGCACGGTGAGCAGACAGATCAGTGCTCCAATTAAAGCGTCTGCTAGTATGGTGGGAAATCCCCCCCAGACGCTACCCTCTGAGTTTAGAGGAGACGTTACCCTCAGTCAGCAAAACAAGACCGCACCAACAACAGACTGTAAGACAGCGAAAGCCTGCCTGGACACTAGCAATTACAACCACAGCCCCGAGCTGTCTCCACCTCAGCAGCCCCACAATGCACCGACGTCCGGCTCCGAGAGGAGGGCGGACAAAAGGTCGGAGGCCCCCAAGCCCGGGCCGGACGGCGGCGcggccctcccctccccccggcgGTCGAGTGGCGACAAAGTCAGCCGGGAGGACCCGCTCGGCCCCGGGCGCGGCGTCTTGACACCCGGTAAGAGATCGCACCCGCCGACGCAACCTGCGCAGAGCGCGCCGCCCGGGTTTCAGTGCGCCGCCAAGTTCAAACCGGCCCAGCCTGTCGCCTTCCTCGCGGCCGCAAACTTTCCCCCGCCGCTGTGTAAAATCACGCCAGCAGCGGGTCAGATCGGAGCATTTCGAGAGGCCGCGGCGGGTCAGATTCAGGCCCAGGGCTCGGGCGTCGGGGGGACACCTCTCGTGCGGACCTACCCCTACCCCTTCTCGGTGGGCAGGACCCCGGCCGCGGAGAAAAAAGCCGGCGCGTCGTTGCCGCCGAAGCTCAAATCCAACCATTCGTCTAATAAGCATTCTAAATGCGCGGGAGAGGATGTATCTTTAGCCTCAGTGGTGGCCTCGCCGGCTGTTGCCCTACCGTTGCAGCACCCTTCGTTAACTCCCGCGGCACCCTCCCGCTACACGCTGTCTCCCACCGCCGCCATTTGCTGTGGCGCCGCGCTGGCCGGCATCGCCTCTCAGAGCCGCCGGCTGAACCACGCGGAGAAGAGCAGCAGCCTCGACAAGACGGCCGGGGGCTCGCCTAAAACCACCCCCGCCTCCGCTTCGGACGACAATGCGCCGCGTCCCGTCGAACCGAGAGACGTGCCTCTCGATCTGTCCGCTAAATCCAAACGGCCGAAGTGCACAGATGACCCTCTGGTTGCAACGAGCGAGCCTCACAGTAGCGAGCCGAATCCGAGAGATTTTCTGAACTCAAAGAGGGCTCACTCCGCAACGTACGGCTCGGGGGCACAGTACCCCGTCTTACCAAACACCCACAGAAATGGAACCCATCACAAGCAGTCAAATCGGCCTCAGAATCACCAGCTCCAAGAGCCCAAACCAGCGTGGGGTAAGGGAGCTCCTCAAGACCCCATAAAAACCATCCCTGGAACATATGTTGGTGTGGCCAGCCCAATACTGGCTTCCACTCTGCGGGGCAAGGACGGAAAAGGGACGTTTGTGGATGAATTTCAGAGTTTCGCCAAGCAGGAGTTTATATCTATAATTGACCAAGGGGAGCACCTGGCATCCGGAGGAAAGAAGCCATCCTGTGTGACGAAGGGCAACCAGCATGCTCACAGTGTCAAGCATGTGAGAAACACCAGCGCAGCCATAACCAAGGACTGTCCCTCTAAAGGAGCCCTGTCGAGCTCCGCCCGGGCTCAGGCCCACCAGAAACCCGGCGCCGGCAAAACGGCGGCGCCGTGCTCTCCCGCCGTGGTCGGCGTGGCCTGGCAGAAGCCCCCGAGCGCGCTGAACCCGGCCTCGCCCCCTCAGAGGAAAATCCCACAGGGGCCTCCGAAGACGAAGGCCCGGAGTCCCCACCGCAGCCCGTCCAGCCCTGAGGAGGATAAGCGGGAGAGGGCGAAGTGTCCCCTGTCCAACCTGGCGTCCATCGTCAAGCAGCAAGCGCTCAACGCTACGGCGCACGCGGGCGAGGGCGAGACCCGGGCGTCGAGAAAAGCCGACGTTCCGAACCCCGACCCGCTCTCTCCGAGCCACGACGCGCGGGCCAAGCAGACCTCAGCTTTCGAGTCCCCGGCCTACTGGTCTTTGGAGAAATGGGCTGGCCTGCCATCTCGGGCGGATTCCACTCCGGCCAAGAAGACGCTGGAGAGGGCGAACGAGCCCGCGGAGAATAGCGCAGAGTTAAACCCCAGCCGGGGGGACGCGGCGGGAGAGCCGGCGAAGCAGAGCTTCCCAAAGCCCGCTGGCCGTCTCTTTGGCAGAGCGTCCACGAATGGGAGCAGGCTGGAGAGCAAACTAGCCCAGGTGCTGGAGGGGGAGGTGCTGAGGCGGGAAATCGCGGCGTGCGACGGCCCTCCGGGCGACAAGCCGCTCGCGTCCATCCTCGCCGGCCTGTGCGCGACGGCGGGCGACGGGTTTGAGCAGAAAACCAACGGAACCAAAGAGGAGCCGCCAACCAAAGCCAAAGCCGCTGGCGTCAGGCCGAAGAAGAGCAGCCCGAAGAAGCCGGCGAAGGAGAAGTCGCCGCCGGACTCGTCGAAGAAGGCTGCGGGGAAGAAAAGGCCAGACGTAGAAAGAACTCCAACCAAAGGGTCTTGTCAAAAGAAGGTAGATTATCTATTTTgctattttttgtgtgtttttgttattttagggAAATCATTTAGGCAGCAATCCACTCAATCTAATCAAGATTTGAACAGTTGATCCGAGCTCCTTCTTTTATAGTAGGAATCTACAATGTATGATTTAACTTCCTTTCATGCTCGTCTGTCACCATGAAAGCGCTGTGATCAATGCCACCGAACGCGGCGTGCttactctgcccccccccccccccccccccgtgtattcCAGCAGAAGAAACAATGTGCACCGGTTCAGGAGCAGAGTCTATCAGCGGGGGCTCTTTCTCCACCGAGCAAAGGGCCGACTCCGAGGGAGCAAGCAGCCGCCGACAAATCCGGTAAcgtctttttgtttcttccaaCCCTGTGATGTCCGCAGCCCTGAGAAGTTCTCCCAGCATTGACATATTTCTGCTATCCAACTCATATTTAATGAGACTTTCAGCTGAGTCGGACAcagttttttttcgttttttttaatcgagCCCGTAGCTTTAGTTCTGGAGATATAAAGTCTGGGTGGTTTATGTATGGAGCTGTGACACACATCGTCTTTTATGTCTCAGGGATTCGGTCCGTGTGACTCTTTTAACAATCGAATGTGATCTAATCGGCCCCAGATAGCGGCGGCGGTGCTCCCGGACCCGTCGACGGCGCCGCCGTGGCCGGCAAAGAGGCCGACACCACGGGGAGCTTCACCCCGAGGCTGAggcgaggacggcggcgagcCGACGAGGCCCGGCTCGACCTGTGGGGCTTCGCGACGCCCTcccctccgccgccgcccccgGTGTCCCCGTCACCCCCCGCGGTTCCCGCCCAGCCCACCCGCCGCCCGAGGGGAAGGCCCCGCTCGACTCCTCTGCCGGAGCGGGCGGCTCAGGGGAAGGGCAAGGCGGCCGGGGCGGGGGGCGAAGCGGCGCCGGCCCCGAAGAAACGCCGGCGGTGCCGTAGCAAAAAGTACCAGACCGGGGACTACATCACGGAGAGGGACAAGCTGGAGGAGGCCGGCTCCCTGAGACGGGACAGCGGCGTCCCAGCAGGTACGCAGTTTCTCTCTGGGGATCGGGAGTTTTCTAATTAACAGTTTCCAGTCCCTTTTAATCAAAAGGGCGGATAGGATATAAACAGATTTTTATGCACCGTTGCAAAGTCAAAGTAAGAATGTCGACATAAACCCCAGAGTAAAGATGATAGAGcgttttttcattaaaatgcatAGACTATCGATTGTAGTTCAACAAGAGAGCGTTGCTGAAAAACTATTTGTTAAGGAAATAGAGAAATTCCGAATGaatcaaaaagaaacattttcgaCAGCGTCTTCTAATAATAGACATTCACTTCAATGAGGAAGTACATTAATAGAATACTGTTGAGTATATGATTGCACAGTGAGATGAAGTCAATGTCCGACAAACCCCAAAGATGATGAGGACATTTTTCCTCTTAGATCCCTGAGGTCCCGACTTTTATCACGCCCACAACAGAGGGCCCCCGTCGGGGAACCTGTTGATGTGGATACACCACTGCTTCTGGCGATTTTAGAGACCTTCGAgatttgtttgtgcagtttcCGCTCCGCGCACAGCCCTCAATCCTCTTCATCCCCTTAGGTCCACAGGCGCACCCGTGTCCGAGTCCCACCGCCTGCAGCCCTGAGCCTCCTCCCCGGAGACCCTCGTTCACTCGCTCCGGGTCGCTCCGCTACCAGGAGAGCGAGGTGTCCCCGGAGAGCAGTGACAAGCCTCCGGGGAAAAGGAAGTTCAAAAGCAAGCACTTAAGTGACAGCGAGGAGCAGAAGGTGAGACGCCTGCCGAGGCTGCTCTTTTGTTTCATAGAACATTTCAAAGCACACAGATAGGAGCAAGTCCCgtgaatgcattagcttacagtgCCCCCCTGTGGCTAGATAAATACCCTGTGTGTCCCTTGTACCACGGCAGCAGGTTTGATACCACACAGGTCCCTCACAGAGAAGATCCCGTTGCTTTTACTTGGCGATGTGTTACAATAGATTGCGTCTCACAGGCGGCTCTAATcccctaaaaaaatatatatatctttgaTTTAGACTAAGACCAAACGCAGCGGCTTGGGCAAGCGCGCTGCCTCCCTCACGCCGGATAACGAAGGGGCTGATGTaaaaaggacagaaagcctCCCGCCCGCTCCGAAAGGCTCGCCATCATCTCCCCCCAGTAAGAGAGGCCCGACGGGGAGAATTGGCGGCTGTGAGTCTCCGCCCAAAAAGCCCGTTCCTCCGGAGGTCCGGCGGCTCATCGTCAACAAAAACGCCGGGGAGACCCTGCTGCAGCGCGCGGCGCGCCTGGGCTATCAGGTGAAATGCGCACGCTTTGGTGGTGCGGTATTGCCAACTTCGCCGGCGTTTGCCCCCCCCATGGGATCGTAACGTGACCCCTGTCCGTCCGTCTGTGCAGGACGTCGTCCAGTATTGTCTGGAAAAGGACGTCGGGGAGGTCAACCGGCGCGATAACGCCGGCTACACGGCTCTGCACGAGGCGTCCTCCCGAGGCTGGACTCAGATCGTCCAGATGCTGCTGAAGCACGCCGCCGACGTCAACTGCAGCGCCCAGGATGGGACacggtgaggggaggggggggggggtcagattgACGTATCAAAAGAATTATTTATCCTTTTAAGTGTTATATTGGTGTAAGCTTTGTGACACATAGCCAACGGTTATGGTTGAcctttacaaacacacatatatctatatatatattatatatagccATCCCTCTTGTCTCAGTCTTTGATGAGCT is part of the Pungitius pungitius chromosome 2, fPunPun2.1, whole genome shotgun sequence genome and encodes:
- the bcorl1 gene encoding BCL-6 corepressor-like protein 1 isoform X1, translated to MCWPEGVDTRVNSRPALLPGSSLSPYFKERSHPTDSATPEACCVKETPMQVDLTLMNVGDGGTVSRQISAPIKASASMVGNPPQTLPSEFRGDVTLSQQNKTAPTTDCKTAKACLDTSNYNHSPELSPPQQPHNAPTSGSERRADKRSEAPKPGPDGGAALPSPRRSSGDKVSREDPLGPGRGVLTPGKRSHPPTQPAQSAPPGFQCAAKFKPAQPVAFLAAANFPPPLCKITPAAGQIGAFREAAAGQIQAQGSGVGGTPLVRTYPYPFSVGRTPAAEKKAGASLPPKLKSNHSSNKHSKCAGEDVSLASVVASPAVALPLQHPSLTPAAPSRYTLSPTAAICCGAALAGIASQSRRLNHAEKSSSLDKTAGGSPKTTPASASDDNAPRPVEPRDVPLDLSAKSKRPKCTDDPLVATSEPHSSEPNPRDFLNSKRAHSATYGSGAQYPVLPNTHRNGTHHKQSNRPQNHQLQEPKPAWGKGAPQDPIKTIPGTYVGVASPILASTLRGKDGKGTFVDEFQSFAKQEFISIIDQGEHLASGGKKPSCVTKGNQHAHSVKHVRNTSAAITKDCPSKGALSSSARAQAHQKPGAGKTAAPCSPAVVGVAWQKPPSALNPASPPQRKIPQGPPKTKARSPHRSPSSPEEDKRERAKCPLSNLASIVKQQALNATAHAGEGETRASRKADVPNPDPLSPSHDARAKQTSAFESPAYWSLEKWAGLPSRADSTPAKKTLERANEPAENSAELNPSRGDAAGEPAKQSFPKPAGRLFGRASTNGSRLESKLAQVLEGEVLRREIAACDGPPGDKPLASILAGLCATAGDGFEQKTNGTKEEPPTKAKAAGVRPKKSSPKKPAKEKSPPDSSKKAAGKKRPDVERTPTKGSCQKKQKKQCAPVQEQSLSAGALSPPSKGPTPREQAAADKSDSGGGAPGPVDGAAVAGKEADTTGSFTPRLRRGRRRADEARLDLWGFATPSPPPPPPVSPSPPAVPAQPTRRPRGRPRSTPLPERAAQGKGKAAGAGGEAAPAPKKRRRCRSKKYQTGDYITERDKLEEAGSLRRDSGVPAGPQAHPCPSPTACSPEPPPRRPSFTRSGSLRYQESEVSPESSDKPPGKRKFKSKHLSDSEEQKTKTKRSGLGKRAASLTPDNEGADVKRTESLPPAPKGSPSSPPSKRGPTGRIGGCESPPKKPVPPEVRRLIVNKNAGETLLQRAARLGYQDVVQYCLEKDVGEVNRRDNAGYTALHEASSRGWTQIVQMLLKHAADVNCSAQDGTRPLHDAVASDNLPIVWLLLNHGADPTLATYSGHTPVKLAHSPSMKTFLTEYFTDLEARKEQDQGSPWDFYSSSLFETDQEPCWDFLLSEQNQELQEDAAGKTEPDSDKDCLLFEFSSEPLLPCYHVQVSLTQGFCNWFLLTDVLKRLKMSARIFRARYPNLEVVSLSRVELSRQASISQVSSTLASLYKGKNKEEEEEKEEEEEEEEEEDDDNEAGIVEMVRCVPELQRLLGSSIDILQDEDEEEEEEEERATLTHAGKPRSR
- the bcorl1 gene encoding BCL-6 corepressor-like protein 1 isoform X3, whose translation is MQVDLTLMNVGDGGTVSRQISAPIKASASMVGNPPQTLPSEFRGDVTLSQQNKTAPTTDCKTAKACLDTSNYNHSPELSPPQQPHNAPTSGSERRADKRSEAPKPGPDGGAALPSPRRSSGDKVSREDPLGPGRGVLTPGKRSHPPTQPAQSAPPGFQCAAKFKPAQPVAFLAAANFPPPLCKITPAAGQIGAFREAAAGQIQAQGSGVGGTPLVRTYPYPFSVGRTPAAEKKAGASLPPKLKSNHSSNKHSKCAGEDVSLASVVASPAVALPLQHPSLTPAAPSRYTLSPTAAICCGAALAGIASQSRRLNHAEKSSSLDKTAGGSPKTTPASASDDNAPRPVEPRDVPLDLSAKSKRPKCTDDPLVATSEPHSSEPNPRDFLNSKRAHSATYGSGAQYPVLPNTHRNGTHHKQSNRPQNHQLQEPKPAWGKGAPQDPIKTIPGTYVGVASPILASTLRGKDGKGTFVDEFQSFAKQEFISIIDQGEHLASGGKKPSCVTKGNQHAHSVKHVRNTSAAITKDCPSKGALSSSARAQAHQKPGAGKTAAPCSPAVVGVAWQKPPSALNPASPPQRKIPQGPPKTKARSPHRSPSSPEEDKRERAKCPLSNLASIVKQQALNATAHAGEGETRASRKADVPNPDPLSPSHDARAKQTSAFESPAYWSLEKWAGLPSRADSTPAKKTLERANEPAENSAELNPSRGDAAGEPAKQSFPKPAGRLFGRASTNGSRLESKLAQVLEGEVLRREIAACDGPPGDKPLASILAGLCATAGDGFEQKTNGTKEEPPTKAKAAGVRPKKSSPKKPAKEKSPPDSSKKAAGKKRPDVERTPTKGSCQKKQKKQCAPVQEQSLSAGALSPPSKGPTPREQAAADKSDSGGGAPGPVDGAAVAGKEADTTGSFTPRLRRGRRRADEARLDLWGFATPSPPPPPPVSPSPPAVPAQPTRRPRGRPRSTPLPERAAQGKGKAAGAGGEAAPAPKKRRRCRSKKYQTGDYITERDKLEEAGSLRRDSGVPAGPQAHPCPSPTACSPEPPPRRPSFTRSGSLRYQESEVSPESSDKPPGKRKFKSKHLSDSEEQKTKTKRSGLGKRAASLTPDNEGADVKRTESLPPAPKGSPSSPPSKRGPTGRIGGCESPPKKPVPPEVRRLIVNKNAGETLLQRAARLGYQDVVQYCLEKDVGEVNRRDNAGYTALHEASSRGWTQIVQMLLKHAADVNCSAQDGTRPLHDAVASDNLPIVWLLLNHGADPTLATYSGHTPVKLAHSPSMKTFLTEYFTDLEARKEQDQGSPWDFYSSSLFETDQEPCWDFLLSEQNQELQEDAAGKTEPDSDKDCLLFEFSSEPLLPCYHVQVSLTQGFCNWFLLTDVLKRLKMSARIFRARYPNLEVVSLSRVELSRQASISQVSSTLASLYKGKNKEEEEEKEEEEEEEEEEDDDNEAGIVEMVRCVPELQRLLGSSIDILQDEDEEEEEEEERATLTHAGKPRSR